The sequence below is a genomic window from Arthrobacter sp. U41.
TCGTCGATGCGCCCTGCACCGGACTCGGTGCCCTGCGCCGCCGCCCGGAGTCCCGCTGGCGCCGGACCCCCAAGGACCTGACGGACCTCGGCCCGCTGCAGCGCGAACTGCTGAAGTCCGCACTGGACGCCGTCAAGCCCGGCGGTGTCGTGGCCTACGTGACCTGCTCGCCGCACCCGGCGGAGACGACCGCCGTCGTCAGTGATGTGCTGCGCAAGCGCGACGATCTTGAACTGCTCGACGCCGGTGCGGCGCTGGACAGCGTCAGCCTCACCGGCCACCTCGACGCCGGACACGAGCTCACCGCGCAGCTCTGGCCGCACGTGCACCGGACCGACGCCATGTTCCTGGCGCTCATCCACAAAAAGGCCTGATCAACAGGGAATACTGGGTCACTGGACGCCCCGCCTTCAACAGGACATCTCAGCAGAACGACAAGGAATTCCACATGGCCAAGTGCTGTATCAACCCGAGCATTCTCTCCGCCGACTTCGCCAACCTCGAAGCGGAACTGCGCAGGATCAGCAACGCCGATGCGGTGCACGTGGATGTCATGGACAACCACTTCGTCCCCAACCTCTCGTTGGGGTTGCCGGTCGTCGCGCGCCTGCAGGAGATCAGCCCGGTGCCGTTGGATGCCCACCTGATGATCGAGCACGCGGACCGATGGGCTCCGGCCTACGCCGACGCGGGCGTCGCCTCCGTCACGTTCCATGCCGAAGCGTCGATCGCGCCGATCAAACTCGCCCGCGAGCTGCGGGCCCGCGGGGCCAAGGCGGGCCTGGCGCTCCGGCCCGGCAGCGGCGTGGAACCCTTCCTGGACATGCTGGGTGAACTGGATGTGCTGCTGATCATGACGGTCGAGCCGGGCTTTGGCGGCCAGGAATTCCTCGACCTCACGCTTCCCAAGATCCGCCGGGCCCGCGCGGCGATCGACGCCTCCGGGCTGGACGTGGCACTGCAGGTCGACGGCGGCATCACCGAGGACACCATCTGGCGGGCCGCCGACGCCGGTGCCAATGTCTTCGTGGCCGGCTCCGCTGTCTACGGCGCCGACGATCCCGCCGAAGCGATCGAACGGCTCCGCGCCGCCGGACGCCGCTAATCGCTCCGCGCCGCCGGACGCCGCTAATCGCCCCGCGCCGCCGGACGCCGCTAATCGCCCCGCGCGCGAGGGCCGGCCGCCTCGCGCGGCGGGCCGGCCGCCTGCCAGCCGCCGGCGCAATGCGGCGAAAAATGACGCACTCCGTAACATCCTGCCGCCGGGAATAGCCAAAGCTACCCGGCGGTTGTGCCAGAATAGCAAGACACATACGTGCTCCGGGGTCGGTGTAAGTCCGAACCGGCGGTTATAGTCCGCGACCCGCGAGCCGGCGCTTCCCTTGGGAAGCTTGCCGGCAGACGGTTGAACCGGTGGAACTCCGGTACCGACAGTTAAAGTCTGGATGAGAGAAGCACGTACAGCTGTTACTGCGGCGCCCTCCTGGCGCCGCGGAAGTTCGCTGTCGTATACCCCCGGAGCCATCGCGGCTTTAGAGGGAAGGAACGACACACATGGACTCTCTGCGATGGCTCTTCACCCACACTGAGGTTTTCGAAAGCCCGGTGGCAGGTTGATGAGCCTTAGACACCCCATCCACGAGAAGCACCCCGCCCACGAGGCGACGGACGACGCCGCGGCCGTTGCCGTTGCCGGTTTCAGCGCAGTCGAGGTCGCTGCCATGGACGCCGCCCTCGAGGCAGCCCTGCAGGGGCCCCGTGGCGTGAACCCGCTGGTCGGCGCCGTCGTGATCGCCGCTGACGGAACCCGCCTGGTCACGGGCTACCACCGCGGCGCCGGCACCGCGCACGCGGAAGCCGATGCGATTGACCAGGCAAAGGCCGCCGGCCACGACCTCAGCGGCACCACCATGGTGGTCACGCTGGAGCCGTGCAACCATTGCGGACGCACCGGGCCCTGCGCCCAGGCGATCATCGAGGCCGGTATCGCTGACGTCGTCTACGCGGTCGACGATCCGCACGATCCCGCCGCCGGCGGCGCTGCGACGCTGCGTGCCGCGGGAGTCCGCGTCCGCTCCGGGCTCGGCGCACAGGCCGCCCTGGAGCTGAACCGGCAATGGTTCGACGCCGTTGAGGCCAAGCGGCCTTTCGTCACCCTGCACATCGCGCAGACCCTCGACAGCCGCATCGCCGCCAGCGACGGCACCAGCCAGTGGATCTCCAGCCCGGAATCGCTCGCCGACAACCACGCCCTGCGCGGCCGGATCGACGCGATCCTGGTCGGAACCCAGACGGTCCTCGTGGACAATCCGCGCCTGACCGCCCGCGGCGCCGACGGCGAACCGGCCGGCCGGCAGCCCCTGCGCGTCGTGATGGGCTACCGGGGGATCCCCGAGGGCGCCGCGATCAACGGCGACGACGGCAAGGTCCTCCACCTGCCGACCCGTGATCCTCGGGAGGCGCTGGATGAGCTGTTCGCCGCCGGCGTCCGGCACCTCATGGTCGAGGGCGGCTCCCGCATCCTCAGCGCCTTCCTCTCCGCCGGTCTCGTGGACGAACTCATCGTCTACCTCGCCCCGACGCTGCTGGGCTCGGGGACCCCGGCACTGGAGGACCTCGGCATTACCACCCTGGCCGACGCCCAGCAGTGGGAATGGGACCCGGCGTCCGGCGGGGCGGTCCAGCAGCTCGGCCGCGACCTGCGGCTGCATTTGCGCCCCGCCCGGACAGGCGCGAACGACCAACCCCTGGCGCCAAACAACACTTCATCCGACTCAACCACGCTCCGCGCAGACGCGGACACCGCCGCAGGAGGCAACTGATGTTCACCGGAATTATTGCCGAGCAGGGGAAGGTGTTGTCCGTTGAGCGCAACGGCGACATCAGCGCCACCGTCCGGCTCCACGCGCCCGGAAGCACGGAGGGACTGGCCCTCGGCGGCTCTGTCGCCGTCAACGGCGTCTGCCTCACGGCCACGGAGATCGACGGCAAGGACTTCAGCGTCGACGTCATGGGCGAGACCCTCACCCGCAGCACCATCGGCGAACTCTCCGCCGGGGACCCGGTCAACCTGGAGCGCTGCGTTCCGGCCGGCGGCCGGCTTGACGGCCACGTCGTCCAGGGCCACGTCGACGGCGTCGGACAGCTGATCGAGCGCGAGGGCCTCGGCAACTGGGACCGGCTCCGCTTCGGCGTTCCCGCCGGACTGGCCCGCTACATCGCCGAGAAGGGGTCCATCGCGGTCGACGGCGTTTCGCTGACCGTCACCGCCGTGAGCCCGGCGGCTGAACCTGCGCCGTGGTTCGAAGTGGGGCTGATCCCCACCACCCTGGCCGACACCGGACTGGGCGCGAAAGCAATCGGCAGCCACGTGAACCTCGAAGTTGACGTCCTGGCGAAGTACACTGAGCGCCTGCTGGCATTTTCGGGCACCGCCGCCGGGGGAGCAGCAGCAGTACACGCGGAGGGGGCAACAGCGTGAACAACGTCAAGGACATCCCTGCCCGGCAGCCCCTGCTCACTGACGCCGCCGAGGCCTCCCTGCCCGACGAGCTGGCACCCCTGCCGGTCATCCCGCCGGCGGGCCTGGACCTGATCGAAGACGCCGTCCGCGCCATCGCCGCCGGACGTCCCGTTCTGGTGGTCGACAACGAGGACCGCGAAAACGAAGGCGACATCATCTTCGCCGCCCAGCACGCCACCCCGGCCCTGATGGGCTGGACCATCCGGTACAGCTCCGGTGTGATCTGCGTGCCGCTCGACGCCGGCCGTGCCGACGCCCTCGCGCTGCCGCCGATGGTCGAAATCAACGAGGATGCCAAAGGCACCGCCTACACGGTGTCCTGCGACGCCGCGGTGGGCGTCAGCACCGGAATCTCCGCCACGGACCGGGCCCTCACCGCCCGGATCCTGGCCGATCCCGGCAGCCAGCCGGCGGCGCTGACCCGTCCCGGGCACGTTTTCCCGCTCCGCGCCGTTATGGGGGGAGTGCGGGAACGCCCGGGCCACACCGAAGCGGCCGTGGAACTGTGCCAGCTGGCCGGACTCGAGCCCGTGGGTGTGATCGCGGAAGTGGTGTACGACAACGGAGAAATGATGCGGCTGGACGGACTGCGCGGCTTCGCCCTGGAGCACGGCTGCCCGCTCATTTCGATTGCCGACCTGGTGTCCTATCTTGAGGGCGGGCAGAGTGCCGGCCACGCAACGGACCACATGTGATGGAGGAGAAACGATGACGACGTCGGAAGCACAAGAACAGCGGACGGCCGGACGCCAGCCGCATCCGGTCAGCGCCGGCCCCATCGTCCAGCTGCCCACCGCCTTCGGTGACTTCGTGGCGCAGGCCTGGACCGATCTGGCCACCGGAGCCGAGCATCTGGCGGTCAGCTCCCCGCTGCCGCCGGTCGACGGGATGGCGCCGCTGGTCCGCCTGCATTCGGAGTGCCTCACCGGCGACGTGTTCGGCTCCTACCGCTGCGACTGCGGTGAGCAGCTGGCCTATGCCCTCGAGATGATCAACGAGTTCGGCGGCACCCTGCTGTACCTGCGCGGCCAGGAGGGCCGGGGCATCGGCCTCGCGAACAAGATGAAGGCCTACGCCCTGCAGGAGGCCGGCTTCGACACTGTGGAGGCCAACGAACAGCTGGGCCTTCCCGTGGATGCCCGCTGCTACAAGGCCGCGGCCCAGATCCTCGCGGACATGGGCCTGCACGAGGTCCGCCTGCTCAGCAACAACCCTGACAAGCAGGACCGGCTGGCCCAGGCCGGTGTCCGGGTCGTGGAGATGGTGCCCACCGAGGTTCCCTCCCGGGAGCAGAACATCCGCTACCTGCAGACCAAGAAGGACCGGATGGACCACCGGCTGGTCCTGGACATGGAGCCGGCTGCGCCGGCTGCCGGCCCGCGCGGTTTTGACCCCGATCCGGTCTGACGTCTCCGAGACGACTTTCAGCCGGCCCACACGGGGCCGCGCTGACCTTTCACCACGCACACCACGACTTAGCAGAACAAGGATTCCCAGATGAGCGGACACGGCGCACCACAGATTGACCTGAGCACCTTCAAACCGGAGGAAACCGCCCGGCTGAAACTGGCCATCGTGGCAGCCAGCTGGCACACCCAGATCATGGACGGGCTGCTGGACGGCGCGCTGCGCGCGGCGAAGGACGCCGGCATCAGCGAACCGACTGTGCTCCGCGTCCCCGGTGCCTTTGAGCTGCCCGTCGCCGCCGCCCGGCTGGCACCGCACTTCGACGCCGTGGTGGCGCTCGGCGTCGTGATCCGCGGCGGAACCCCGCACTTCGAGTATGTCTGCGAGGCCGCCACGATGGGCCTGACCGAGGTCTCGGTGCGCACCGGCGTCCCGGTCGGCTTCGGCGTGCTCACCTGCGACACGGAACAGCAGGGCATCGACCGCGCCGGGCTGCCGGGCTCCACCGAAGACAAGGGCCACGAAGCTGTTACCGCCGCTCTCGCCACCGCGGTGACCCTCAAGCAGTTCAGCTAAGCCGGCAGGCGCCGGGCCCGGCCGCGCCCGGAAGGGGCGCGGCCCAGCCCGGCCCAGCCCGGCCCAGCCCGGCCCAGCCCGGCCCAGCCCTTGGGACTGTGTAATCGCTCACATCCCCGCCGTCATGGAACGGCCCGGCAGGCGTCCTCCGCCCGCGAGCAAGTAGGCTGGAGGGTGTGAAGAATTTCGAATCGCTGTTCGCAGAACTGAGTGAGAAGGCAGCCGTCCGTCCGGAAGGCTCCCGCACCGTCGCCGAACTGGATTCCGGAGTCCACGGCATCGGCAAGAAAGTCGTGGAGGAAGCAGCCGAGGTCTGGATGGCTGCCGAGTATGAATCCGATGAAGCCGCCGCCGAGGAAATTTCGCAGCTGCTTTATCACCTGCAGGTTCTGATGCTCGCCAAAGGACTCAGCCTGGAAGACGTCTACAAGCATCTCTAGCCACGTCCGCCCCGGAACCTGGCAGGCCCTGCCCTGCGAATCCGGTGTCCAGCGTGGCCCGCTGTGCCTGAACCGACTGATCCCGGACGGGCTGTTCTGAACGGACTGTTTTGAACGGACTTCGTCCCGACCAAGAAAGACCTTCCCGATGCTGAGAGTTGCCGTCCCGAACAAGGGATCCCTGTCCGAAGCCGCTTCCGCCATGCTCGCCGAGGCCGGCTACCGCCAGCGCCGCGACACCCGCGAGCTGGTCATGCTGGACCCGGACAACGATATTGAATTCTTCTTCCTGCGCCCCCGTGACATCGCCGTGTACGTCGGCCAGGGCACGCTCGACGTCGGCATCACCGGCCGCGACCTGCTCCTGGACGCTGAGGTTGAAGCCGAAGAGCTGCTCCCGCTCGGCTTCGCCGCCTCCACCTTCCGCTTCGCCGGCCCGGTGGGCGACTTCAGCACGGTCGAACAGCTCGACGGCAAGCGCCTCGCCACCAGCTACGACGGCCTGCTCCGCGGCTACCTGGCCGAGCGCGGCATCAAGGCCAAGGTCGTCCGCCTCGACGGTGCCGTCGAATCCTCCGTGCGCCTCGGCGTCGCGGACGCGATCGCCGACGTCGTCGAAACCGGCAACACCCTCAAGGCCGCCGGCATGGAGATCTTCGGCCAGCCCATCCTGCACTCCGAGGCCGTCCTGATCGGACGCAAGGGCGAGCGGAACCCGGCCGCCGAGGTGCTGATCCGCCGCCTGCAGGGCGTCCTCGTGGCGCGGCAGTACGTGATGATGGACTACGACATCCGCAAGGAACTCGTGGAAGAAGCCGCGGCCCTCACCCCCGGACTGGAATCGCCTACGGTCTCGCCGCTGCGCGATTCGGACTGGGTCGCCGTCCGCTCGATGGTGCCCAAGAAGCAGACCAACCGGATCATGGACGAGCTGTACGACCTGGGCGCCCGCGCCATCCTGGTCAGCACGATCCACGCCTGCCGCATCTGAGCGGGCGAGCCTTTCCGTGAGCGAAAACCAGGAGAAGTCATGGCAGTAGCCGTCCGCGTTATCCCGTGCCTGGACGTTGACGCCGGCCGAGTGGTCAAGGGCATCAACTTCGAAGGACTCCGCGACGCCGGAGACCCCGTCGAACTGGCACACCGGTACGACCACGGCGGCGCCGACGAGCTGACCTTCCTCGACGTCACGGCCTCCTCGGGCAACCGGGAAACCACCTTCGACGTCGTCCGGCGCACCGCCGAGGAAGTCTTCATCCCGCTGACCGTTGGCGGCGGCGTCCGCGGTGTGGCCGAGGTGGACAAGCTCCTGCGCTACGGCGCGGACAAGGCGGCCATCAACACCGCCGCCGTCGCCCGTCCCGACGTGATCGATGAGATCACCCGGCACTTCGGCTCCCAGGTCCTCGTGCTTTCCCTCGATGCACGCCGCACGCGTCCGGGCTCGCAGCCCACCCCCTCCGGCTTCGAGGTCACCACCCACGGCGGGCGCCAGGGGACCGGAATCGACGCCATCGCTTGGGCCCGTGAAGCCGCCGACCGCGGTGTCGGTGAAATCCTGCTCAACTCGATCGACGCCGACGGCACCAAGGACGGTTTCGACCTGGAACTGATCCGGCTCGCGCGGGCCGGGGTCAGGGTCCCCCTCATCGCCTCCGGCGGCGCCGGCAAGCCGGAGCACTTTCCGCCTGCGGTGGCGGCAGGAGCCGACGCGGTCCTCGCCGCGTCCGTCTTCCACTTCGGGCCGCTGGACATGATCGCTCAGGTCAAGGCCGCGATCCGGGAAGCAGGCTTCGAAGTCCGCTAATCCCCACCCAAAGCAACGCGGGGTCACTTACCGCCCATCCCAACGGGGAATACGGGCGGTAAGTGACCCCGCGTTCCTGCGTTTTGGAGAGCGGGCCCTACAGCCCGACTTCGGCGGACTGCAGGAGCGCGACGGCGTCCGGCTGGCCTTCGAAGGTCACGAGGGCGTGGCGGGTGCGGCCGTGGGCGTGCATCAGCAGTTCACCCGGCTCACCGACGATCGCCACGGACACCGGAGCTCGCTTGGCGACGTGCCGGGGGCCGGAGGGCCGGACCAGCACGATCCCCAGATCCACTCCGCGGTAGAGAATGGCCGCACGCTTCACCAGATCATCCCAGAGGGCGTCCGAATACGCTTCGTCCAGGGCTCGCGGCGCCCAGCGGTCCACGGCCCGGCGCACGTCCTCGGTGTGTACGAAGTATTCGATCAGGTTGGCACTTTCGTCCAGTGCCTTGATCTTCATCGGCGAGAACGCGGACGGGCCGGCGCGGAAGGAGTTGACCAGCTTGTTGTAGTCCTCGGGCGTCCTGAGCTTCGCGGCCAGCGCGGCTGTGGCCTCGTCCGACGCCTTGGAGAAGCGTTTGATCAGCAGCCCCAGTCCGACGGCGGCTTTCCGCTCGCGCAGGTACAGGTGGGCAGCTAGGTCCCTGGTGAGCCAGCCCTTACAGAGCGTGGGGGAGTCAGGACCGGCCGCCAGTAAGGTTTCGGCCAGAACTTCTCGGGACGGTTCGACGAAATGCATCACTTGTGAAACTAGCACGAGACGGCGCCGCGTGGGCACGTGAACCGCCGCCGTTTTGGCCGCCGGGAGCCGAATCACTCCCCGGTGACGCCGATGTTAAGCGCCGGGCCGGGCGGCCGGGCGGCGCCGTGCCGCGAGGCACTAGACTGGATCTGATGTCTGAGCAGCCCGCCCCCGCCCCCGTTCTTGGAAGCCCTGTCCCCGGAAGCACCGATCCCGGACCGGCCGCGCCCGCACACGCCCTCCCCGCCGGGCTCGCCGCCGCGCTGAAGCGGGACGGCGCCGGCCTGGTCGCCGCGATCGTGCAGCAGTTCGACACCAACGAGGTGCTCATGCTCGGCTGGATGGATGACGAGGCCCTGCGCCGCACCATGACCAGCGGGCGCGTGACGTTCTACTCCCGCTCCCGCCAGGAATACTGGCGCAAGGGCGACACCTCCGGCCACGTGCAGTGGGTCAAGTCGCTCGCAATGGACTGCGACGGCGACGCGCTCCTGGTCCGCGTTGACCAGGTCGGCGCGGCCTGCCACACCGGTACCCGGACCTGCTTCGACGGCCGCGGCCTGGACGTCGTCACCGGCCAGGCCGACTAACCTCAGCAGCTGCCGGCGCCCCGGGCGCCGCATCGGGGCACAGCCCCGCACACTCAACCTTCAGGACCACTGAAAGAACAGGCGGAAACCACAGCCATGCAGGACCTTGGAATCATCAGCCCGGGCCTGGAGGAGTTCCGTGAACTCGCAGGCCACAGCCGTGTAATCCCCGTCCGGCTGAAGGTGCTGGCTGACGCCGAAACACCGATCGGGCTGTACCGCAAACTCGCCCAGGGCCAGCCCGGCACGTTCCTGATGGAATCCGCGGCCGTCGGAGGTTCCTGGTCCCGCTACTCCTTCATCGGCGCCCGGTCCCGGGCCACCCTGACCACCAAGGACGGCCAGGCGCACTGGCTCGGCGAGCCGCCGGTCGGCGTACCGCTCGGCGGCAGCCCGGTGGATGCAATCCGCGACACCGTCGAAGCCCTCCGCACCGACCGATTCGAAGGCCTGCCGCCGTTCACCTCCGGCCTGGTGGGCTTCCTCGGCTGGGAAACGGTCCGCCACTGGGAAAAACTGACCAGCCCGCCGGAGGACGACCTGCAGCTGCCCGAGATGGCGCTGAACCTCGTCACCGACATGGCCGTGCACGACAACATGGACGGCACCGTGCTGCTGATTGCCAACGCGATCAACTTCGATAACAGCTCCGAACGCGTGGACGAGGCCTGGCACGACGCCGTCGCCCGGGTCAAGGCCCTGCTGGCCCGGATCAGCACTCCCGTCCAGCAGCCGGTTTCCGTGCTCGACGCCGCCGCCCTGGACTTCGCCTCCAGCGTGCAGGAACGCTGGAAGGAGTCGGACTACCTCGCCGCCCTGGACCGCAGCAAGGAAGCGATCGTCGACGGCGAGGTCTTCCAGGTGGTCATCTCGCGCCGCTTCGAAATGGAGTGCGGCGCGGACCCGCTGGACGTGTACCGGGTGCTCCGGAACACCAACCCCAGCCCGTACATGTACATCTTCAGCCTCGAGGATGCCGCTGGCCGGCAGTACTCGATTGTCGGGTCCTCCCCGGAAGCGCTGGTGACCGTGACGGGCCAGGAGGTCATCACCCACCCCATCGCCGGCTCCCGGCCGCGCGGCAAAACCGTGGAGGCGGACAAGGCCCTGGCCGAGGAACTCCTCGCGGACGAAAAGGAACGCGCCGAACACCTGATGCTGGTGGATCTGTCCCGCAACGACCTGTCCAAGGTCTGCGTGGCCGGTACCGTCGACGTCACCCAGTTCATGGAAGTGGAGCGCTTCAGCCACATCATGCACCTGGTCTCCACCGTCGTCGGAAAACTGGCGCCCACCGCCACGGCCTACGACGTGCTCAAGGCGACCTTCCCGGCCGGAACACTTTCCGGCGCCCCCAAGCCGCGCGCTCTGCGCCTGCTCGATGAGCTGGAACCGCACCGCCGCGGAATCTACGGGGGAGTGGTGGGCTACCTCGACTTCGCCGGCGACATGGACATGGCCATCGCCATCCGCTCGGCCCTGCTCCGGGAAGGACGCGCCTACGTCCAGGCCGGCGGCGGCATCGTCGCCGACTCGGTGAACGCCACCGAGGCCATCGAAACGGTCAACAAGGCCGCCGCCCCGATGCGGGCCGTCCACACGGCCCGGTCGCTGCGCAACATCACGGCCGACTCCCTTCCCGACGCCGGTACGCAGTCGTGAGCGGCACCACGGTCACGAGCACCAGCCCGGCCATTCCGGGCTGGGCCCGGAAATCCACCCTGGTCCTGGCCATCGCCGCCCTGGCCCTGGCCGTGTTCGGGACCACGACGCAGACCTGGCTCACCGTCCACCTCGACCCGGCCCAGCTCGGGGCGGCCGTCAACAGCCAGGACGGCCTGCAGGTGCAGGGCAGCAAAGCCGCGACGACGGTGACGGCCCTTGCGCTGGTGGCCCTCGCCGGCGGACTGGCCGCGTCGATCGCCGGGCGGATTGCGCGCTGGATCATCACAGCGCTCATCCTGCTGGCCGCCGCCGGCATCGTCGGCGCCGCCGCGATCGTGGTCGCGGACCCGCTGGCCGCAGCCCAGGGCTCCATCGCCGCCGCCACCGGGATCACGGGCAGCGACGTGTCGGTGGATGTCACGGTATTCCCGGCCCTCGCCGTCGTGGCCGGCGTGCTGCTGGGACTCAGCGCCCTGCTGATCATCCCCGCGGGCCGCTTCTGGAAGTCCCGCACAAAATACGACACCCCGGCAACGGGCGGTGCCCCGGACGGCTCCGGAGCGCCCGCCGGGCCGGCGGACGAAATCGACAGCTGGGACCGTTTGTCACGCGGTGACGATCCCACCTGAGCCGATGCCGCGGGCGCGCCCGGCAGCGCGCCCGGTGACGCGGCCGGTAACGCGGCCAACAACACGGTCAATAAATGGCAGAATGTAAGCAGTATTCACCCTGAGGA
It includes:
- the rpe gene encoding ribulose-phosphate 3-epimerase; its protein translation is MAKCCINPSILSADFANLEAELRRISNADAVHVDVMDNHFVPNLSLGLPVVARLQEISPVPLDAHLMIEHADRWAPAYADAGVASVTFHAEASIAPIKLARELRARGAKAGLALRPGSGVEPFLDMLGELDVLLIMTVEPGFGGQEFLDLTLPKIRRARAAIDASGLDVALQVDGGITEDTIWRAADAGANVFVAGSAVYGADDPAEAIERLRAAGRR
- the ribD gene encoding bifunctional diaminohydroxyphosphoribosylaminopyrimidine deaminase/5-amino-6-(5-phosphoribosylamino)uracil reductase RibD; its protein translation is MDAALEAALQGPRGVNPLVGAVVIAADGTRLVTGYHRGAGTAHAEADAIDQAKAAGHDLSGTTMVVTLEPCNHCGRTGPCAQAIIEAGIADVVYAVDDPHDPAAGGAATLRAAGVRVRSGLGAQAALELNRQWFDAVEAKRPFVTLHIAQTLDSRIAASDGTSQWISSPESLADNHALRGRIDAILVGTQTVLVDNPRLTARGADGEPAGRQPLRVVMGYRGIPEGAAINGDDGKVLHLPTRDPREALDELFAAGVRHLMVEGGSRILSAFLSAGLVDELIVYLAPTLLGSGTPALEDLGITTLADAQQWEWDPASGGAVQQLGRDLRLHLRPARTGANDQPLAPNNTSSDSTTLRADADTAAGGN
- a CDS encoding riboflavin synthase — translated: MFTGIIAEQGKVLSVERNGDISATVRLHAPGSTEGLALGGSVAVNGVCLTATEIDGKDFSVDVMGETLTRSTIGELSAGDPVNLERCVPAGGRLDGHVVQGHVDGVGQLIEREGLGNWDRLRFGVPAGLARYIAEKGSIAVDGVSLTVTAVSPAAEPAPWFEVGLIPTTLADTGLGAKAIGSHVNLEVDVLAKYTERLLAFSGTAAGGAAAVHAEGATA
- the ribB gene encoding 3,4-dihydroxy-2-butanone-4-phosphate synthase, which codes for MPDELAPLPVIPPAGLDLIEDAVRAIAAGRPVLVVDNEDRENEGDIIFAAQHATPALMGWTIRYSSGVICVPLDAGRADALALPPMVEINEDAKGTAYTVSCDAAVGVSTGISATDRALTARILADPGSQPAALTRPGHVFPLRAVMGGVRERPGHTEAAVELCQLAGLEPVGVIAEVVYDNGEMMRLDGLRGFALEHGCPLISIADLVSYLEGGQSAGHATDHM
- the ribA gene encoding GTP cyclohydrolase II codes for the protein MTTSEAQEQRTAGRQPHPVSAGPIVQLPTAFGDFVAQAWTDLATGAEHLAVSSPLPPVDGMAPLVRLHSECLTGDVFGSYRCDCGEQLAYALEMINEFGGTLLYLRGQEGRGIGLANKMKAYALQEAGFDTVEANEQLGLPVDARCYKAAAQILADMGLHEVRLLSNNPDKQDRLAQAGVRVVEMVPTEVPSREQNIRYLQTKKDRMDHRLVLDMEPAAPAAGPRGFDPDPV
- the ribH gene encoding 6,7-dimethyl-8-ribityllumazine synthase, coding for MSGHGAPQIDLSTFKPEETARLKLAIVAASWHTQIMDGLLDGALRAAKDAGISEPTVLRVPGAFELPVAAARLAPHFDAVVALGVVIRGGTPHFEYVCEAATMGLTEVSVRTGVPVGFGVLTCDTEQQGIDRAGLPGSTEDKGHEAVTAALATAVTLKQFS
- a CDS encoding phosphoribosyl-ATP diphosphatase, giving the protein MKNFESLFAELSEKAAVRPEGSRTVAELDSGVHGIGKKVVEEAAEVWMAAEYESDEAAAEEISQLLYHLQVLMLAKGLSLEDVYKHL
- the hisG gene encoding ATP phosphoribosyltransferase yields the protein MLRVAVPNKGSLSEAASAMLAEAGYRQRRDTRELVMLDPDNDIEFFFLRPRDIAVYVGQGTLDVGITGRDLLLDAEVEAEELLPLGFAASTFRFAGPVGDFSTVEQLDGKRLATSYDGLLRGYLAERGIKAKVVRLDGAVESSVRLGVADAIADVVETGNTLKAAGMEIFGQPILHSEAVLIGRKGERNPAAEVLIRRLQGVLVARQYVMMDYDIRKELVEEAAALTPGLESPTVSPLRDSDWVAVRSMVPKKQTNRIMDELYDLGARAILVSTIHACRI
- the hisF gene encoding imidazole glycerol phosphate synthase subunit HisF; protein product: MAVAVRVIPCLDVDAGRVVKGINFEGLRDAGDPVELAHRYDHGGADELTFLDVTASSGNRETTFDVVRRTAEEVFIPLTVGGGVRGVAEVDKLLRYGADKAAINTAAVARPDVIDEITRHFGSQVLVLSLDARRTRPGSQPTPSGFEVTTHGGRQGTGIDAIAWAREAADRGVGEILLNSIDADGTKDGFDLELIRLARAGVRVPLIASGGAGKPEHFPPAVAAGADAVLAASVFHFGPLDMIAQVKAAIREAGFEVR
- a CDS encoding TIGR03085 family metal-binding protein — encoded protein: MHFVEPSREVLAETLLAAGPDSPTLCKGWLTRDLAAHLYLRERKAAVGLGLLIKRFSKASDEATAALAAKLRTPEDYNKLVNSFRAGPSAFSPMKIKALDESANLIEYFVHTEDVRRAVDRWAPRALDEAYSDALWDDLVKRAAILYRGVDLGIVLVRPSGPRHVAKRAPVSVAIVGEPGELLMHAHGRTRHALVTFEGQPDAVALLQSAEVGL
- the hisI gene encoding phosphoribosyl-AMP cyclohydrolase; translation: MSEQPAPAPVLGSPVPGSTDPGPAAPAHALPAGLAAALKRDGAGLVAAIVQQFDTNEVLMLGWMDDEALRRTMTSGRVTFYSRSRQEYWRKGDTSGHVQWVKSLAMDCDGDALLVRVDQVGAACHTGTRTCFDGRGLDVVTGQAD
- a CDS encoding anthranilate synthase component I is translated as MQDLGIISPGLEEFRELAGHSRVIPVRLKVLADAETPIGLYRKLAQGQPGTFLMESAAVGGSWSRYSFIGARSRATLTTKDGQAHWLGEPPVGVPLGGSPVDAIRDTVEALRTDRFEGLPPFTSGLVGFLGWETVRHWEKLTSPPEDDLQLPEMALNLVTDMAVHDNMDGTVLLIANAINFDNSSERVDEAWHDAVARVKALLARISTPVQQPVSVLDAAALDFASSVQERWKESDYLAALDRSKEAIVDGEVFQVVISRRFEMECGADPLDVYRVLRNTNPSPYMYIFSLEDAAGRQYSIVGSSPEALVTVTGQEVITHPIAGSRPRGKTVEADKALAEELLADEKERAEHLMLVDLSRNDLSKVCVAGTVDVTQFMEVERFSHIMHLVSTVVGKLAPTATAYDVLKATFPAGTLSGAPKPRALRLLDELEPHRRGIYGGVVGYLDFAGDMDMAIAIRSALLREGRAYVQAGGGIVADSVNATEAIETVNKAAAPMRAVHTARSLRNITADSLPDAGTQS
- a CDS encoding Trp biosynthesis-associated membrane protein — protein: MSGTTVTSTSPAIPGWARKSTLVLAIAALALAVFGTTTQTWLTVHLDPAQLGAAVNSQDGLQVQGSKAATTVTALALVALAGGLAASIAGRIARWIITALILLAAAGIVGAAAIVVADPLAAAQGSIAAATGITGSDVSVDVTVFPALAVVAGVLLGLSALLIIPAGRFWKSRTKYDTPATGGAPDGSGAPAGPADEIDSWDRLSRGDDPT